GTTAGCGTGGGCATTATTTATCTCTTCTTCGCCTCCAAGGCTTGGCGCCCTTTCGCTTTAATGCTATCAATATTAAGTGATTTACCTGAATCCCTTTCAAGCGATTCAATACCATCGGCAATATCATTGCGCAATGCTTCAAGCCTGACATTCTGTAGCGCATCACGTTCTTCCAATAGTCGC
This is a stretch of genomic DNA from Flavobacteriales bacterium. It encodes these proteins:
- a CDS encoding type II toxin-antitoxin system ParD family antitoxin, which codes for RLLEERDALQNVRLEALRNDIADGIESLERDSGKSLNIDSIKAKGRQALEAKKR